DNA sequence from the Chloroflexota bacterium genome:
ATACCAAGGCGTGGGCGCCCGGTCCAACGCCGATGATCCCAGTTTGACAAGCGGGAACAGGACGGGTATAATGCCCATCCGTGGGCAGGCTGGCCCGGTGGCCGCCTGCTTACCGCGTCAAGATCCAACTTGAACCGAACATGTACCGCCAGCACAAAGTTCTGGGACCTCCAGACGCGGTACGGGAGGCATAATCTCATGTATGCAATCATCGAGACGGGCGGGAAACAATACCGCGTGAGCCCGGGAGAGACGATCGAAGTCGAGAAGCTGGACGTGCCCGTAGGAGAAGAGGTCACGTTCGATCGCGTGCTGCTGGTCTCCGATGGGGAGAACGTGCGGGTCGGCCAGCCGCTGGTGGAAGGCGCGACCGTCCGGGCCCGCGTGCTCGATCAGGATCGGCGTCGCAAGGTGATCGTGTTCCGATATCGGGCGGCGCAACGGTACCGACGGAAGAAGGGGCATCGCCAGCCGTTCACGCGATTGCAGATCGATGCGATTGAAGTGTGAGCGTGGGATTGCAGACGGAGGGGTGAGAGATGGCACACAAAAAGGGTGGCGGCTCCAGCCGCAACGGTCGAGATAGCAAGTCCAAGCGCCTGGGTGTGAAGCGCTTTGATGGGGAGTTCGTGACCGCCGGCAGCATCCTGGTGCGCCAGCGCGGCACGAAGATCAAGCCGGGGAAGAACGTAGGTCTGGGGAGCGATTACACCATCTTCGCCACCATCGACGGCTACGTGAAGTTCGAGCCACATTCCCGCAGGCAGAAGCGCGTGAGCGTGTATCCCCAGCGCGTGGCTTAGGCCTCAGACGGAGGACCGGTTTTATGCGTAAAAATATTCATCCGAAATGGTATCCCAACGCGCGGGTGATCTGCGCTTGTGGCAACACCTGGACCGTAGGTGCCACGGTGGAGGAGATCCGCACGGACGTGTGCTCCCAGTGCCATCCGTTCTTCACCGGAGAGCAGCGCATCGTGGACACGGCCGGCCAGGTGGAGCGATTCATGCGCCGCCTGGAGGCGCGGGATCAGCGCGTGGCTGCCCGGAAGGCTCAGGCCGAGGCACAGGCGGCCGTCAAGGAAGCCGAGCGTCGCGCCCGGCGGCGCGGCGAGAGCCCGGAGAAGGCCGCCGAGTTGGCGCGCAAGGCGGCGGAATCGGCCCAGGCGGAACAGGAATAACCGGTAGTTGTATCGCCCTGCAACGAGGGCAGGGTGGCAAGACGATGCTGACGAACGAGATGAGAGGGCAGAGATCGATTCTGCCCTCTCTTTCTGTTCCACGCCTCTGAAGGAGGACGTATGCCGCACATACACCCACACACCGGATGGATCGAGCTGATCTGCGGCAGCATGTTCAGCGGGAAGACCGAGGAGCTGCTGCGCCGGGTGCGGCGAGCCGAGATCGCCCGTCAGAAGGTCCAGCTCTTCAAGCCCTTCCTGGACGACCGATACGGGATCGCCCGCATCGCCTCCCACAACGGCATGGCGCGGGAGAACGTCGTCGTCGTGCACACTGCCGCCGAGATCCTGGAGCGGCTAGACCCGGATACCACCGTCGTCGCCATCGATGAGGTGCAGTTCTTCGACTGGACCATCGCCGACGTGTGCAATGAGCTGGCCGATCGCGGGATCCGGGTGATCTGCGCCGGGCTGGACATGGACTTCCGCGGCGAGCCGTTCGGCCCCGTGCCCCTCCTGATGGCCCAGGCGGAGTACGTGGACAAACTGCACGCGATCTGCGTCCGCTGCGGCGGCGAAGCCTCCCGCACCCAACGGATCATCGACGGCCGCCCGGCCCGCTACGATGATCCCACGATCCTGGTGGGGGCCAATGAGGTGTATGAGGCCCGCTGTCGCCACTGCCATGAAGTGCTCGGGCAGAGGGACCAGGAGAAATCCAACGGGGACCCAGAACCATAAGCTCCATCTTGGGATGGGTGGCGGCAGACAATGTCCTCCGCCACCCGAAAGGCCCAATCTAGAAGACCATATCCAGGCCCAGATAGCGTAGCCCCAGGTAGAACCCCGCGGCGAGCAACCCGGTCAGCGGGATGGTCAGCAGCCACGCCAGCGCGATCTCCCGGGCCACCCCCCAGCGCACCTGCGAGACCCGCTGGGCGGCACCGATGCCCAGGATCGACGAACTGACCACGTGCGTGGTGCTGACGGGTCCACCCATCCAGGAGGCCACAGCCACCACCAGGGCTGAGCTGACCTGGGCCGTGAAGCCGTGTACCGGCCGGATCTTGTAAAAGCGTCCGCCGATGGTGCGGATGATGCGCCATCCCCCAACGCCCGTCCCCAGGGCGAGCCCACCAGCGCTGGCGGCCAACACCCACATCGGGATGTAGAAGCTATCCTGGAGCCCCAGGGTGATCAGCCCCAGCACGATGATGCCCGCCGTCTTCTGCGCATCATTGGAGCCATGACTCAGCGCCAGGGCCACAGCCGTTACCGTCTGGGCGCGCCGAAAGAAGGCATTGATGCGCGGCGTGGCGCCACGGGACAGGAACAAGATCGTCTTCATGGCCAGATACCCCACGAGCAGGCTGACCAGGGGAGCCACGAACAGGGCGATCAGGATCTTCTCCAACCCCGTCACCTGGATCACATGCGGCCCCTTCGCCATGGCGGCCGCGCCGACCAGGCCACCGACCAGGGCGTGGGAGGTGCTGGACGGGATCCCCGCCAGCCAGGTAACCACGTTCCACACGATCGCCGCCAGCATCCCCGCCATGATCACGGCGAATTGAATGGACTCCGGCGCGACGACCTCGCTCCCGATGGTGCGCGCCACAGCCACGCCCAGCAGGAACGGCCCACAGAACTCCGCGATGGCCGTCAGCGTCAACGCCTTGCGTGGGCTCATGGCACGCGAGGAGATGATCGTGGCCACGATGTTACTGCTATCGTGCAGCCCGTTCAGGAAGGCGAACACGAGAGCGACCGCCACCAATCCACCCGCCAGGACCTCTATGGACATATCCACCCCAAGACAAGAAAGGAATCATTATGGTGCATCAAACCGCCTCGATCTTCCGGCCGAGGCAAACGAGGACCGGTCAGGCCCCCGCCGTTACCCTGTCGCTCACATCATCGGCCGTCCGAGAGCGCGTTTGAAAATTCACCGGACAGGTCAAAGGCGGAAAAAAGGCGATTCCCGGAGGGACTCCGCCCTCCGGGCCTCCTCACGCAGGAACAACGGGGTTCCTCCGACACGCTCCGAAAGCGGGACCGCCCTTCCGCCTCGATCCGGGGGTCACGCATGATCCTCGGGACCGGGACGGCTTCCGTCCATCCCATGCGGCCCCTCGATCCAGCTCTCGCCATCGGCCCAGACCTCCTTCTTCCAGATGGGCACGATGGCCTTAATCCGCTCGATGGCGTACCGGCAGGCGTCGAACACCTCCGGGCGATGGGGCGCCAACACGGCGATGATCACCGACGCCTCGCCGATCTCCAGCCTTCCCAGCCGATGCTGGATCCCCACCGCCTGGATGGACGGCCAGCGCTCCCGGATCTCCCGCCCGATCTGAGCCAGCATCTCCTCCGCCATGCCCGGATACGCCTCGTACTCCAGGTGATCGACCTGGCGATCCCCTGTGTGATCCCGAACGACCCCGATGAAGACGGCGACCGCCCCGCACGAGGGCAAGGCGATCCGCCGCATTAAGGCGTCCAACGATAGCGGCTCCGTGGTCAACTCGTATACGTCATGGGATCCTGGGGGAGACCCGCCGCTCACCGGAGGGAAGATCGCAACCTCATCTCCATCCTGGAGCCGGACGTCAGGTGAGGCGTATCGGCGATTCACGGCCAGATGCAACCCACGCCAGCCGATCCCGGCCTCCGGATAGGCCCGATCCAACGCGTCGACCAGGTCCCCCAGAGAGGCACCGGCGGCCAGTTCCCATGCCAGGCCGTCCTTCCCAATCCGCTCCCTGAGCGAGGCGAAGAACCGAACGGTGACCCGGATCCTTCTCTCCTCACCATTCATCTTCTGTCCCGGCATGCCAGTCCCCACTCTTCCCTCCCCGCTTCGCCAGCAAACGGATCTCGCCGATCACCATGCCCCGTTCCACGGCTTTCGCCATATCATAAATCGTCAGCGCGGCCGCGCTCACGGCGGTCAACGCCTCCATCTCCACACCGGTCCTTCCCCGACAACGCACGGTGGCCGTGATGACCACCCGGCTCCTCTCCTCATCCAGCGCGAAGTCCAGGCCCACATAGGAGAGCGACAGCGGATGGCAGAGCGGGATCCACTCCGACGTGCGTTTGGCCGCCATGATCCCCGCGATCCGGGCGGTGGCCAACACATCGCCTTTGGGCAGATCCCCCTCGCGGATCAACCGGAGGGTCTCCGGGCGCATCCGCACCTCCCCGCGAGCGATCGCCTCCCGCTCCGTCTCCGGCTTGCCCCCCACATCGACCATGCGAGCCCGACCCTGCTCATCCAAATGCGTGAGTTCGCCCATCAGTAGACCATCTCCCCCCGGACGAACGCCGCCGTGCGAGGATCTCGCGGCGCCTCGAAGAACGCCTCCACCGGAGCCACCTCGATCAGGTGACCGTCCAGCAACAGCCCGGCTCGGTCCGCCAGCCGACGGGCCTGGAAAACGTTGTGCGTCACCAGCACCACCGTCGTCCCCTGCTCCCGATTCACGCCGGCGATGATCTCCTCGATCAAAGCCACGTTCGCCGGATCCAGATTCGCGGTCGGCTCGTCCAGCAGCAACACCTGCGGCCGGATCACCAGCGCACGC
Encoded proteins:
- the rplU gene encoding 50S ribosomal protein L21, which translates into the protein MYAIIETGGKQYRVSPGETIEVEKLDVPVGEEVTFDRVLLVSDGENVRVGQPLVEGATVRARVLDQDRRRKVIVFRYRAAQRYRRKKGHRQPFTRLQIDAIEV
- a CDS encoding thymidine kinase; the protein is MPHIHPHTGWIELICGSMFSGKTEELLRRVRRAEIARQKVQLFKPFLDDRYGIARIASHNGMARENVVVVHTAAEILERLDPDTTVVAIDEVQFFDWTIADVCNELADRGIRVICAGLDMDFRGEPFGPVPLLMAQAEYVDKLHAICVRCGGEASRTQRIIDGRPARYDDPTILVGANEVYEARCRHCHEVLGQRDQEKSNGDPEP
- the rpmA gene encoding 50S ribosomal protein L27, whose protein sequence is MAHKKGGGSSRNGRDSKSKRLGVKRFDGEFVTAGSILVRQRGTKIKPGKNVGLGSDYTIFATIDGYVKFEPHSRRQKRVSVYPQRVA
- a CDS encoding inorganic phosphate transporter, translating into MSIEVLAGGLVAVALVFAFLNGLHDSSNIVATIISSRAMSPRKALTLTAIAEFCGPFLLGVAVARTIGSEVVAPESIQFAVIMAGMLAAIVWNVVTWLAGIPSSTSHALVGGLVGAAAMAKGPHVIQVTGLEKILIALFVAPLVSLLVGYLAMKTILFLSRGATPRINAFFRRAQTVTAVALALSHGSNDAQKTAGIIVLGLITLGLQDSFYIPMWVLAASAGGLALGTGVGGWRIIRTIGGRFYKIRPVHGFTAQVSSALVVAVASWMGGPVSTTHVVSSSILGIGAAQRVSQVRWGVAREIALAWLLTIPLTGLLAAGFYLGLRYLGLDMVF
- a CDS encoding MoaD family protein codes for the protein MRVTVRFFASLRERIGKDGLAWELAAGASLGDLVDALDRAYPEAGIGWRGLHLAVNRRYASPDVRLQDGDEVAIFPPVSGGSPPGSHDVYELTTEPLSLDALMRRIALPSCGAVAVFIGVVRDHTGDRQVDHLEYEAYPGMAEEMLAQIGREIRERWPSIQAVGIQHRLGRLEIGEASVIIAVLAPHRPEVFDACRYAIERIKAIVPIWKKEVWADGESWIEGPHGMDGSRPGPEDHA
- the moaC gene encoding cyclic pyranopterin monophosphate synthase MoaC gives rise to the protein MGELTHLDEQGRARMVDVGGKPETEREAIARGEVRMRPETLRLIREGDLPKGDVLATARIAGIMAAKRTSEWIPLCHPLSLSYVGLDFALDEERSRVVITATVRCRGRTGVEMEALTAVSAAALTIYDMAKAVERGMVIGEIRLLAKRGGKSGDWHAGTEDEW
- the rpmE gene encoding 50S ribosomal protein L31; translated protein: MRKNIHPKWYPNARVICACGNTWTVGATVEEIRTDVCSQCHPFFTGEQRIVDTAGQVERFMRRLEARDQRVAARKAQAEAQAAVKEAERRARRRGESPEKAAELARKAAESAQAEQE